A genome region from Carya illinoinensis cultivar Pawnee chromosome 2, C.illinoinensisPawnee_v1, whole genome shotgun sequence includes the following:
- the LOC122300725 gene encoding sec-independent protein translocase protein TatB isoform X1, with protein sequence MFGISYGELFLLIGATAALVGPKDLPILARTAGRLAGRAIGYVQLARGQFDNVMQQSQARQVHKELQDTMAQLEVIRHEIRGISFINPGPLTRRLMDEPKDPASNMDSAGNRPPDKCEEAQKPINAMMKDYKTSGFVDLHSQATAYARLAESETLKTGSLSSITEKENIIDESTLFTVLPISAESAGMLPDRKGSTKGSDIVLEAVLEAEVARNAKDFFSQPQNQIDRIDRDTCTSNHQGLSNNTALKHDGEN encoded by the exons ATGTTTGGTATTTCATATGGAGAGCTCTTCCTCTTGATTGGTGCCACCGCTGCCCTCGTCG GCCCAAAGGATCTCCCAATTTTAGCTAGAACTGCGGGGAGGTTAGCTGGCCGAGCAATCGGGTACGTTCAATTAGCTCGTGGGCAATTCGACAATGTTATGCAGCAGTCTCAAGCTCGTCAG GTTCACAAAGAACTTCAAGATACAATGGCTCAACTAGAGGTTATTCGACATGAAATCCGAGGTATCTCTTTTATTAATCCTGGCCCTTTGACTCGAAGGCTGATGGACGAACCTAAAGATCCTGCTTCCAACATGGATTCTG CAGGCAATAGGCCACCTGATAAGTGTGAAGAAGCACAGAAGCCTATAAATGCTATGATgaag GACTATAAAACCTCAGGTTTTGTTGATCTACATAGTCAAGCTACTGCTTATGCTAGATTGGCTGAGTCTGAAACCTTAAAGACTGGTTCTTTGAGTAGCATTACCGAAAAAGAGAACATCATTGATGAATCTACTCTCTTCACTGTCCTCCCAATTTCAGCTGAAAGCGCTGGGATGCTACCAGATCGGAAGG GAAGTACAAAAGGATCAGACATTGTGTTGGAAGCAGTACTTGAAGCAGAAGTAGCACGTAATGCCAAAGATTTCTTTTCACAACCCCAAAATCAAATAGATCGAATAGATAG GGACACATGCACCTCTAACCACCAAGGACTGTCAAATAACACTGCATTAAAGCATGATGGTGAAAACTAA
- the LOC122300725 gene encoding sec-independent protein translocase protein TatB isoform X3, with amino-acid sequence MFGISYGELFLLIGATAALVGPKDLPILARTAGRLAGRAIGYVQLARGQFDNVMQQSQARQVHKELQDTMAQLEVIRHEIRGISFINPGPLTRRLMDEPKDPASNMDSAGNRPPDKCEEAQKPINAMMKDYKTSGFVDLHSQATAYARLAESETLKTGSLSSITEKENIIDESTLFTVLPISAESAGMLPDRKGSTKGSDIVLEAVLEAEVARNAKDFFSQPQNQIDRIDSAPSNY; translated from the exons ATGTTTGGTATTTCATATGGAGAGCTCTTCCTCTTGATTGGTGCCACCGCTGCCCTCGTCG GCCCAAAGGATCTCCCAATTTTAGCTAGAACTGCGGGGAGGTTAGCTGGCCGAGCAATCGGGTACGTTCAATTAGCTCGTGGGCAATTCGACAATGTTATGCAGCAGTCTCAAGCTCGTCAG GTTCACAAAGAACTTCAAGATACAATGGCTCAACTAGAGGTTATTCGACATGAAATCCGAGGTATCTCTTTTATTAATCCTGGCCCTTTGACTCGAAGGCTGATGGACGAACCTAAAGATCCTGCTTCCAACATGGATTCTG CAGGCAATAGGCCACCTGATAAGTGTGAAGAAGCACAGAAGCCTATAAATGCTATGATgaag GACTATAAAACCTCAGGTTTTGTTGATCTACATAGTCAAGCTACTGCTTATGCTAGATTGGCTGAGTCTGAAACCTTAAAGACTGGTTCTTTGAGTAGCATTACCGAAAAAGAGAACATCATTGATGAATCTACTCTCTTCACTGTCCTCCCAATTTCAGCTGAAAGCGCTGGGATGCTACCAGATCGGAAGG GAAGTACAAAAGGATCAGACATTGTGTTGGAAGCAGTACTTGAAGCAGAAGTAGCACGTAATGCCAAAGATTTCTTTTCACAACCCCAAAATCAAATAGATCGAATAGATAG TGCACCCTCCAATTATTAA
- the LOC122300725 gene encoding sec-independent protein translocase protein TatB isoform X2 has translation MFGISYGELFLLIGATAALVGPKDLPILARTAGRLAGRAIGYVQLARGQFDNVMQQSQARQVHKELQDTMAQLEVIRHEIRGISFINPGPLTRRLMDEPKDPASNMDSGNRPPDKCEEAQKPINAMMKDYKTSGFVDLHSQATAYARLAESETLKTGSLSSITEKENIIDESTLFTVLPISAESAGMLPDRKGSTKGSDIVLEAVLEAEVARNAKDFFSQPQNQIDRIDRDTCTSNHQGLSNNTALKHDGEN, from the exons ATGTTTGGTATTTCATATGGAGAGCTCTTCCTCTTGATTGGTGCCACCGCTGCCCTCGTCG GCCCAAAGGATCTCCCAATTTTAGCTAGAACTGCGGGGAGGTTAGCTGGCCGAGCAATCGGGTACGTTCAATTAGCTCGTGGGCAATTCGACAATGTTATGCAGCAGTCTCAAGCTCGTCAG GTTCACAAAGAACTTCAAGATACAATGGCTCAACTAGAGGTTATTCGACATGAAATCCGAGGTATCTCTTTTATTAATCCTGGCCCTTTGACTCGAAGGCTGATGGACGAACCTAAAGATCCTGCTTCCAACATGGATTCTG GCAATAGGCCACCTGATAAGTGTGAAGAAGCACAGAAGCCTATAAATGCTATGATgaag GACTATAAAACCTCAGGTTTTGTTGATCTACATAGTCAAGCTACTGCTTATGCTAGATTGGCTGAGTCTGAAACCTTAAAGACTGGTTCTTTGAGTAGCATTACCGAAAAAGAGAACATCATTGATGAATCTACTCTCTTCACTGTCCTCCCAATTTCAGCTGAAAGCGCTGGGATGCTACCAGATCGGAAGG GAAGTACAAAAGGATCAGACATTGTGTTGGAAGCAGTACTTGAAGCAGAAGTAGCACGTAATGCCAAAGATTTCTTTTCACAACCCCAAAATCAAATAGATCGAATAGATAG GGACACATGCACCTCTAACCACCAAGGACTGTCAAATAACACTGCATTAAAGCATGATGGTGAAAACTAA
- the LOC122300727 gene encoding auxin-responsive protein IAA7-like: MEVCRKMVNMLGAERDLNFKETELCLGLPGSEPEVIIKATGKRGFLETVDLKLNLQSKEESMLTNASKEKNLLTSTKDPAKPLAKAQVVGWPPVRSYRKNMMAQNNNNNNNKSELERDQKAGGSSSSAAAALVKVCMDGAPYLRKVDLKMYKSYQELSDALAKMFSSFTMDGNYGAQGMIDFMNESKLMDLLNSSEYVPTYEDKDGDWMLVGDVPWQMFVDSCKRLRIMKGSEAIGLAPRAMEKYCKNHS; the protein is encoded by the exons ATGGAAGTTTGCAGGAAAATGGTGAACATGCTGGGCGCTGAGCGTGATTTGAACTTCAAGGAGACTGAGCTGTGTCTGGGATTGCCTGGGAGCGAGCCTGAGGTTATTATAAAAGCTACCGGAAAAAGAGGTTTCTTGGAGACtgttgatctgaaacttaaccTTCAGTCTAAGGAAGAGAGCATGTTGACGAATGCTTCAAAGGAAAAGAACCTCCTTACTTCCACCAAGGATCCGGCTAAGCCACTGGCCAA GGCACAAGTTGTGGGATGGCCACCAGTGCGATCGTACAGGAAGAACATGATGGCtcaaaacaataacaacaataataataaaagtgagCTGGAGAGAGATCAGAAGGCTGGAGGCAGCAGCAGTAGTGCTGCAGCCGCCTTGGTGAAGGTTTGCATGGACGGCGCTCCATATCTTCGTAAAGTGGACTTGAAAATGTACAAGAGTTACCAAGAACTTTCTGATGCCTTGGCCAAGATGTTCAGTTCCTTCACCATGG ATGGCAATTATGGGGCCCAAGGAATGATTGACTTCATGAACGAGAGCAAGTTAATGGATCTACTGAACAGCTCCGAGTATGTGCCAACCTATGAAGATAAGGATGGCGACTGGATGCTCGTGGGCGATGTTCCATGGCa gatGTTTGTTGATTCATGCAAGCGGCTGCGCATAATGAAAGGATCAGAGGCTATTGGGCTTG CACCCAGAGCCATGGAGAAGTACTGCAAGAACCATAGCTAA